A genomic stretch from Bacterioplanes sanyensis includes:
- a CDS encoding PAS domain-containing protein, whose protein sequence is MVTDLNNGGPISLELLKKAVDASNDGIVIAEQEGEDNILIYVNRAFERLSGYSADEILYQDCRFMQAGDRAQDGLVAIRDAIQEGRSSRVVLRNYRKDGSLFWNELSISPVYNDDDQLTYYIGVQKDVTAQIEAEQRAVKAEQELAELKARLAE, encoded by the coding sequence ATGGTCACCGACCTCAATAATGGTGGTCCTATTAGCCTTGAGCTGCTGAAGAAAGCGGTGGATGCGTCCAACGACGGCATCGTTATTGCCGAGCAAGAAGGTGAGGATAATATTCTCATTTATGTGAACCGCGCGTTTGAGCGGTTGAGTGGCTACAGCGCCGATGAGATCTTGTATCAGGATTGTCGTTTTATGCAGGCCGGTGACCGTGCACAAGACGGCTTGGTCGCTATCCGAGACGCGATTCAGGAAGGTCGCTCCAGCCGGGTTGTGCTGCGCAATTATCGCAAAGACGGCAGCCTGTTCTGGAATGAGTTGAGTATTTCGCCGGTTTACAACGATGATGACCAGCTGACCTATTACATTGGTGTGCAAAAAGACGTCACGGCACAAATCGAAGCTGAGCAACGTGCCGTCAAAGCAGAGCAAGAGCTGGCGGAGCTCAAAGCGCGGCTGGCTGAATAA
- the ppa gene encoding inorganic diphosphatase, giving the protein MSYNSIPAGKDLPNDVYVVIEIPANHAPIKYEIDKDMDCLLVDRFMATPMFYPANYGYIPHTLADDGDPLDVLVVTPYPVQPGSVIRARAVGVLNMEDEAGEDAKLVAVPHEKLTQLYNDVQDVDDLPQLLRDQIGHFFENYKDLEKGKWVKVKGWDNAEAARKMITESAAAYEG; this is encoded by the coding sequence ATGAGCTACAACTCAATTCCTGCTGGCAAAGACTTGCCGAACGACGTCTATGTTGTGATTGAAATTCCAGCCAATCACGCGCCGATCAAGTACGAAATCGATAAGGATATGGATTGCCTGCTGGTGGACCGCTTTATGGCAACACCGATGTTCTACCCAGCCAACTATGGTTACATCCCACACACCCTGGCGGACGACGGTGACCCATTGGATGTGTTGGTGGTCACGCCTTACCCAGTGCAGCCAGGTTCTGTGATTCGTGCACGCGCTGTCGGCGTTTTGAACATGGAAGATGAGGCCGGTGAAGACGCCAAGCTGGTGGCCGTGCCACACGAGAAGCTGACGCAACTGTACAACGACGTGCAAGATGTCGACGATCTGCCGCAGCTCCTGCGTGACCAGATTGGCCACTTCTTTGAAAACTACAAAGACTTGGAAAAAGGCAAATGGGTGAAGGTTAAAGGCTGGGACAACGCCGAAGCTGCCCGTAAGATGATTACCGAGTCTGCTGCAGCGTACGAGGGCTAA